A region from the Rufibacter sp. DG15C genome encodes:
- a CDS encoding DUF3883 domain-containing protein, translating into MITKKNIIEELFQKRSDFKDPDQAETMSNLLDTVSSDIYSESQRFVFELIQNADDAAKDTNNEVHFEFYNDCLIVSHNGHSFTQDDIKALTSAGSSTKKADNSKTGYKGIGFKSVFGKSGRVSIFSDGFQFRFDKEKFTAILPWQIIPIWTEVTELPPTIQESIARNKYSVSTIIEIKNAELLQKDLNELLSSGQILLFLRRVAKISVSKNEKPIYTIEKKIIHEIDNYKEVTLTRDGKLISSWITKTFGDIPVPEKTKKELKQDEKTPKKLKDAEFTEISFAAKVDENKIKALKEGESLIFTYLPTKVDDFKFPFLVNGSFLTNAAREGIHEDKIWNQWLFELIAEKILDWLELLATSKYKFQILHLLPYKFNNQQNELKKSFDISFAEKCHSKKFIITGKENIRNPSEVVLDKTGLSIQKFIDPKSIIEFLKTEKKLTFSDDCFVNSQVEEPNKLKAVGVESFELDNFETFFISKSFTSKHKVSENFSLIKYFKEKSESDKQGIWFQTLKTLPFIYDEEGLLYNPSNGICFPVGLNSTELGEIPVIHPDVFEKIQIEKPVFDWLKNIGVKEPSQVAYVTNVIIPNIGKDDFINTTNFLKVTHYLFRLFKENLLDEEMLECLRELKIKTKDFDLGFEEAQFCYLSNKYQPQLKIEGVIKDVALVSEEYLSLGSSELEWNLFFKAIKVKDRVEVETINQNNSLDTLKQITDVVWVDECQLNAKKSNGFGFGDHNVISSLKLPSFLNLVSSNFEYSKLFWKSIISNPKNLADLIENARYKYGVGNGHNSYTAPVQNYFPWFIKNRKSIPASTKEILVTGDVFINSKEIKDIAGNYLPVFELDEPLPNEWKDFLQLKNKLELDDYLSILSKIAKHSEEIEEKDSKFKPPLRRIGLIYNKLAALIPDITSEAKQIISNWAVENKLLSIGGTFEPANQLKWITIEGFSTESDRLKVIHLPDNCDKKSNSFIELMTLFKTQTIDEFIPRFDNPFFDSSLKNKLGDILPFYVALIEKKKYEDSNSEFDRVYQVLNETDFYSASEINLSFQFQSETFDGPALTVYKEENKFYFKGKWRSERTLLSLIKELSSLLRIVGLNEELRFLLLESDKNEIHEWLLEQGITLPNIKPIREFAKRRIVLPKHDIVGLTVHDHDLVDATDEEVCNESNEEYDSEDDSEDFESFKPSVFFENFDATHISVKTKVFTNAIVKAENNYQEIQSQEVREDVGRWCEEFVFEYLKSNKNIGTEIFWLNKEGESGKPYDFIIKDNGIEKFIDVKGTPSDNKDIIYLSPNEWTFMFNKGESYAIYRVYNAGNNARIEIIENPSGLLQAGIIFPNPITLQV; encoded by the coding sequence TTGATTACTAAAAAAAATATAATAGAGGAGTTGTTTCAAAAGCGCTCTGACTTCAAAGACCCAGACCAAGCTGAAACTATGTCAAATTTACTCGACACAGTATCTAGCGATATATATTCTGAAAGCCAACGATTTGTTTTTGAATTGATCCAAAATGCTGATGATGCAGCTAAAGACACAAATAATGAGGTCCACTTTGAGTTTTACAATGATTGTTTAATTGTTTCTCATAATGGGCATTCATTTACACAAGATGATATAAAAGCTCTCACCAGTGCAGGTTCAAGTACAAAGAAAGCTGACAATTCTAAGACTGGATATAAAGGAATAGGCTTTAAATCTGTGTTTGGAAAATCAGGAAGAGTATCGATATTTTCAGATGGATTCCAATTTCGATTTGATAAGGAAAAATTTACTGCAATTCTACCATGGCAGATAATTCCAATCTGGACAGAGGTGACTGAGTTGCCTCCCACTATTCAGGAAAGTATAGCTCGAAATAAATATTCAGTTTCTACAATTATTGAAATTAAAAATGCGGAGCTACTGCAAAAAGATCTAAATGAATTACTAAGTAGTGGGCAAATACTTTTATTCTTAAGAAGAGTTGCAAAAATATCCGTTTCAAAAAATGAAAAGCCTATTTATACAATAGAAAAAAAAATAATTCATGAAATAGATAATTATAAAGAAGTAACACTGACAAGAGATGGTAAATTGATTAGCTCTTGGATTACAAAAACTTTTGGGGATATTCCAGTTCCTGAGAAAACTAAGAAAGAACTGAAGCAAGATGAAAAAACTCCAAAAAAATTAAAAGATGCAGAGTTTACTGAAATATCATTTGCTGCGAAAGTTGATGAGAATAAAATTAAAGCATTAAAAGAAGGGGAAAGTTTAATCTTTACTTACCTTCCTACGAAGGTGGACGACTTTAAATTTCCTTTTTTAGTTAATGGTAGCTTTCTTACTAATGCGGCAAGGGAAGGGATTCACGAAGATAAAATATGGAATCAATGGCTTTTTGAACTTATAGCAGAAAAGATACTTGATTGGTTAGAATTGCTTGCTACAAGCAAATACAAGTTTCAGATTCTTCATTTGCTACCTTATAAATTTAACAATCAACAAAATGAATTAAAAAAATCCTTTGACATTAGTTTCGCTGAAAAGTGCCATTCAAAGAAATTTATTATTACTGGTAAGGAAAATATTAGGAATCCCTCGGAAGTTGTCTTAGACAAAACGGGGTTATCTATTCAAAAATTCATTGACCCAAAATCTATCATTGAATTCCTTAAAACAGAAAAAAAACTAACTTTTTCGGATGATTGTTTTGTAAACTCACAAGTAGAAGAGCCTAATAAGTTAAAGGCTGTAGGAGTTGAATCATTTGAACTTGACAATTTTGAAACATTCTTTATTTCAAAATCTTTTACTAGCAAACATAAAGTTTCAGAAAATTTTAGCCTAATTAAATATTTCAAAGAAAAATCTGAGAGTGATAAGCAGGGGATTTGGTTTCAAACATTGAAAACACTCCCGTTTATTTATGATGAAGAAGGACTGCTCTATAATCCTTCAAATGGAATTTGCTTTCCTGTAGGCTTAAATTCAACAGAACTAGGTGAAATCCCGGTAATTCATCCAGATGTTTTTGAAAAAATTCAAATCGAAAAACCTGTTTTTGACTGGCTAAAAAATATTGGGGTAAAAGAACCTTCGCAAGTTGCATATGTAACTAATGTTATAATACCAAATATTGGGAAAGATGATTTTATAAATACTACAAACTTTCTTAAAGTAACTCACTATCTGTTTCGCTTATTCAAGGAGAATTTACTTGACGAGGAGATGTTAGAATGTCTTAGAGAGCTTAAAATAAAGACTAAAGATTTTGATCTTGGTTTTGAGGAGGCGCAATTTTGTTACCTCTCTAATAAGTATCAGCCACAACTTAAAATAGAGGGTGTAATTAAAGATGTTGCTTTAGTGTCTGAAGAATATCTTTCTTTAGGTAGTAGTGAATTAGAATGGAATCTGTTTTTTAAAGCAATAAAGGTAAAGGATAGAGTTGAGGTTGAAACTATAAACCAAAACAATTCCCTAGATACACTTAAGCAAATTACTGATGTGGTTTGGGTTGATGAATGTCAATTAAATGCTAAGAAGTCGAATGGTTTTGGGTTTGGAGATCATAATGTAATAAGTTCGTTGAAGCTTCCATCCTTCCTTAATTTAGTTTCGAGCAACTTTGAATATTCTAAGTTGTTTTGGAAGAGCATTATTTCTAATCCTAAAAACTTAGCTGACTTAATAGAGAATGCCCGTTACAAGTATGGAGTAGGTAATGGACATAATAGCTATACCGCTCCAGTTCAAAATTACTTCCCATGGTTTATTAAGAATAGAAAGAGCATTCCTGCGTCAACTAAGGAAATTCTTGTTACTGGAGATGTATTTATTAACTCTAAAGAAATAAAAGATATTGCAGGCAATTATTTGCCAGTATTTGAATTAGATGAACCGCTGCCAAACGAGTGGAAAGACTTCCTTCAATTAAAAAACAAATTAGAATTAGATGATTATTTATCTATTCTTTCCAAAATTGCAAAACATTCTGAAGAGATAGAAGAAAAAGATTCTAAGTTTAAGCCTCCTTTAAGAAGGATTGGTTTGATTTACAATAAGCTTGCTGCGCTTATTCCAGATATTACATCAGAAGCTAAACAAATTATTTCTAATTGGGCAGTAGAAAACAAATTGCTTTCTATAGGTGGAACTTTTGAACCCGCTAATCAACTAAAGTGGATCACTATTGAAGGGTTTTCAACAGAGTCTGACAGATTAAAAGTAATACATCTTCCTGATAATTGTGATAAGAAGTCAAATTCGTTTATAGAGCTGATGACTCTTTTTAAAACTCAAACAATTGATGAATTTATTCCGCGGTTTGACAATCCATTTTTTGACTCTTCTTTAAAAAATAAACTTGGAGATATATTGCCCTTTTATGTTGCTTTGATAGAGAAAAAGAAGTACGAAGATAGTAATAGTGAATTCGATAGGGTCTATCAAGTGCTTAATGAAACAGATTTTTATTCAGCATCTGAAATAAATCTTTCATTTCAATTTCAATCAGAAACCTTTGATGGACCTGCATTGACAGTTTATAAGGAGGAAAACAAATTTTACTTTAAAGGAAAGTGGAGGAGTGAAAGGACATTGTTGAGCTTAATTAAGGAGCTTTCTAGCTTATTAAGAATAGTAGGACTTAATGAAGAGCTTCGATTCCTTTTATTGGAGTCAGACAAAAATGAAATACATGAATGGTTGCTTGAACAAGGAATAACATTGCCAAACATTAAGCCTATTCGAGAATTTGCAAAGAGAAGGATCGTTTTGCCAAAACATGATATTGTAGGTTTGACTGTTCACGATCATGATTTAGTAGATGCTACTGATGAAGAGGTTTGTAATGAATCAAATGAAGAGTATGACTCAGAGGATGATAGTGAAGATTTTGAGAGTTTTAAGCCATCAGTATTCTTCGAAAATTTTGACGCAACACACATATCTGTAAAAACAAAAGTATTTACTAATGCAATAGTTAAAGCAGAGAATAATTACCAAGAAATTCAAAGTCAGGAAGTTCGTGAAGATGTCGGCCGTTGGTGTGAGGAATTTGTATTTGAGTATCTAAAAAGCAATAAAAATATCGGCACAGAAATTTTTTGGTTAAACAAAGAAGGTGAAAGTGGAAAACCTTATGACTTCATAATAAAGGATAATGGTATAGAAAAATTTATTGATGTAAAAGGAACACCTTCTGATAATAAAGATATTATTTATTTATCTCCAAATGAATGGACTTTTATGTTCAATAAGGGAGAGAGTTATGCCATTTACCGAGTTTATAATGCGGGTAATAATGCAAGAATCGAAATAATTGAAAATCCAAGTGGTTTATTGCAGGCAGGAATAATTTTTCCTAACCCAATTACATTGCAAGTGTAA